Genomic segment of Mucilaginibacter sabulilitoris:
TGGCCGATTTGGCGCCGGTAGCTGTTACCACAGCTTCGGCATAATAAGTTGTATTGGCAAATATGGCCGGCGATTCAAAAGTAGCGCCGGTAAATATTGGTGTTCCGCCCGTTGGCGTGGTGTACCAGTTAAATACCGTTCCAGGAGTAGTTGAACTTGCGGTTATAGTTGCTGTTGTGCCCGCGTTTACCGATTGTGTTGGCGGGGTAACTGCTACATCAGGTATTACTATCGGGTTTACGGTTACCGGAACAGCGGTCCTGTCTGGAGATACGCAGCTGCCCAAAGTAGCTTCTGCATAATAAGTTGTATTGGCCGATAAAGCCGGAGTTGTAAATGTACTGCCTGTAAATACCGGCGTGCCCCCTGTTGGTGCTGTATACCATTTTATAGTAGCATTATTTACAACAGTGGCTTTAAATGTAGCAGTTTGTCCCGCTAAAATGGTTGCACTTGAAGGCGTTACCGCTGGTTTTGCCGGTGGATCGTCAACTATTATTTGCACAGGGGTACGTACAGGGCTTACGCAGCTGCCGTTACGGCTGTACTCTACATAATATGTTGTATTGGCGTTTAGCGCTGGTGTAGTATAAGTTGTACCTGTAGCTAAGGCTGCTCCGCCGGTTGGTGCGGAATACCATTTAAAGGTGCCGTTTGCCGGGTTAGGCGATGTGATGCTCAGTGTTGCCGGGCTGCCTTTGCAAATTTCAGGGGCAGCCGGATTAAATACAGGTTTAGGGTATTGCTGGATGGCATAATAAATCTGTAAAGATGTTAACAACGTTGCCGCGCCCGAGTTCAGGGTAACCTGCACCCGGTCATAATTGCCAACCGCTGGTACATATACCGCATATCGGTTGGTGCCCGACAATAATCTTAAAGTAAGCAACGAATTGTTAAGTGGATAGCTGGCTACCTGGGTAGTGCCATTATAAACAGCGACTGTTATACCGCCCAGTAAGCTAACATCGGCCAAGCCTCCTGGGGTCTGGAATACCATTTTAATGGTATCGCCCTTAAAGCCAGGTTGCTGAAACTGTAGTGTTTGTGAAGCCGATCCGCCTAAAAGGCCAACCGGTACAACTATGTTTGACGCGGTAGTGGTGTCTGCATCCGCGGCAAGGACATCATTATTAATATCACATAACACACATAGCCCGTTAATAACATGTGTTTGCTGGTTGGCAAACGTACATGGCGAATTGTTATCAATAGTAACATTGATGGTTATTGGCGTACGGGCAGCCGACTGGCAACCCGTAGCGTTAACCGCGGCTACATAATAAGTAGTAGTACTAAACAGAGCTGGAGTTTTAAAGGAAGTGCCCGTAAAAACCGCGGTACTTGCCGCGGCCGAGGTATACCAGTTATAAGTAATACCTGTTTGCGCGTTGGTTACATTGATCGTAGCAGTTTGGCCCGCGCCGATAGTTGCGTTATTTACAGCCAGAACCGGTGCTGCAGGTTTGGGCTGTACGGTAACTATTGCTTTAACACGGGTACCGCTTACACAGCCAGTGGCGTTTACAGCCTCGGCATAATAATTTGTATTGGCATGCAGTGCCGGGCTGGTGAAGTTAGTACCTGTGAATAAAACGGTACCGCCCGTTGCAGCGCTGTACCAGTTATAAGTTTGGCCGGCCACAGGGTTAGCAATTTCCAGTACAGCTACATCGCCATCGCAAATAGCTGCGTTTGACGCGGTAAGCGTTGGCACCGCGGGTAACGGACTTATAGTCGCTGTTACTTTGGTACGTGTAGTGCTTACACAGGTACCGCCTGTTGAAGCTTCGGCATAAAAGCTGGTGGTTGCAGTTAATTCTCCAGAATCAAAAGTATTACCGGTAAATAAAGCTGTACCGCCTGTTGCGGCAGCGTACCATTTAACAGTTACACCTGTAACAGGAGTAGCTGCAAATACCGCCGATGATCCGGGACATACGGTAACGCTGGCATTAGCAACCACCGGTGCCGCCGGAATTTGATTAACATTGATTGTTACAGGAGCCCGGTCAGATGCCGTTGCACAGCCCGCGCGGGTAGCCGATACATAATAAGTAGTATTGGCAGTTAAAGCAGGTGTAGTAAAAGTAGCACCCGTTGCTACTACAGAGCCGCCGGTTGCCTGGGAGTACCAGGTAAAAGTAGTGCCGGGAGCATTTGAAGTAGCCGTTAATGCAATAGTACTACCGGCGCATAGTTGTGCGTCGGTTACTGCTACGTTATTAATTCTTATGATAGGTTTAGGAATAATTACTTCAGCCTCATTTAAATTTAAGGTTGATAATACACTGGCAATCCCGCCAAGGCGCAGCTGAACACGGTCAAATACTTTGGTGGGGGCATAGGTAACGGTAAACGTTTGCCTGTTGTTACTCAGGTCAAGTAAACGCAAACGGAGCAGCGAACCGCTTAACTGCTGTGTATCATTATTATCCGTATTACCATTAAAGGTTGATACGGCTATGTTTGTTAAGATCCCGGCATCAAGCAATGCTTTGGGCAGGGATAACGTGAGGCGTACAGAATCGCCTACAACAGATTGGGTTTGAAATATAATGGTTTGCTGTGCAAAGGCACCTAATGCGCCAACACCAGCGTTTAAGGTTGATGCCGTATTAATATTACCATCTATTGCATTTTGAGGATTTACTACCCCGCCTACATTTAAACCCAGGCCAAGCAACGCCGAAGAAATACCATGTAACTCATCATAAGCGGTATTACAAACCGGAGGGCCCGGCGTGGAATAAAAAGCATCGTATACGTATATTGTGCTTAAAGCACCTAAAAGGCCGCCGTTAAGCGTAACCCTTATCCTGTCATAGGCCGTTGCCGGCGAAAAGATAAACTCCAACTGGTTATTGCTGCTGGCAACACTCGCGAGCGTTGGCGCCGTTACCGGCGTACCTGCTACATTACCGTTATAAGGAGTGATGATTACACCTCCAAGCGCGGTTACATCAAGCAGGTTATCACCGGTTCCCAGCTTAATGGTTAACGGTGTATTAGCCGCAACTGCCCCACCCGGAAATATAAGCTCCTGGTATGTAGCGGCCAAAAGACCCACCGGTACGTTTAACGTGGAATGGGATTGCAAATTTGCATCAACAGCATTTGCCTGTTCAGTAACTACACAGCCTATACAAAGCAAACCTGTTGCCCCGCTCTTTTGGGTAGTTGCAAAATGGCGTTGTCCAAAGATTTGGCTTGTAGCACATAATAACAGGCATAACACTATTATGTACCTGCTATAAAAGGTAAAGGTTCTCATGCAAATGTAGTTAAGGTAGGCGTAATTATTATTACACGTTCAAAACTACATAGCACTTTAAGAATATTATTAATACATCTTATTCACTTATTCGGCACTATATAAATTATGTTCATTAATATAATTAATGTTCATTTTGTTCATTAAATATTATTTTAAAACCTATAGCTCTACATTACACGTAAACACACAAAACTATAGCGAAAACCAAGGATTTCGCCAAAATATGATTGCAACATTATCTGATATTAACACCGTATAATAATAATGACCATTATTAATTGTGCAATTAACAACAAAGTATTTGGATTAATTGTGTACAAAAAACAACCTAATTTCTTGAGCCTATGATCTCCTTTTCACCAGTCCAATTTGAAACATTGAAAGCCCGTGTACTTGCCAATGCCAATATCAGAAGCATTACCCCGGGCGACTGCAAGGCTCTTGCACTACAGATCTACAGTAAGACAAAACTAACGGTTAGCGAAACCACTTTAAAACGGGTATACGGATTTGCATATAGTAAATTTAAACCCTCTTTATTCACCATTGATGTTTTAGCCAAATTCTGCGGCTTTGAAGGCTGGGATAATTTTTGTGCCCAGGAGAATGTACCTTCTGCGAAGTCACAAAATGAACATGTTGATTGGAAAACCCTTAGTCATAATGCGGCTAAAATCACGCATTTTACTTTACAGGCTTTAAAAAATCGCTCGGGCATTCCGTTTCATCAAACTATACGCAGAAAATTTATTGATGATCATTTTGATGAGTTTCTGAGGGGTGACTACACCGCCACCGTATTTACCGCGCCTTCGGGCTATGGAAAAACAATTGGACTTTGCCATTGGATAGATGAAAAATTAGAATCAGATACCAATGACATCATCTTATTCTTTAGCAGCAGCGCCCTGATGAACGTTTTTTTAAGCGGTCGTGACCTTAACGACTGGCTGCTGGCCCTGCTGGGCTATTCGCACGAGGAAGATATTGAAGCCTTGTTTGATATCAATAAACGCAATGGCGGTAAGTTTTACCTTATTATTGACGGGTTTGATGAACACATGTTTAAAAACGACCAGTTTGAACTGGTGCTTACCCAGTTAATGGATATTTTCTCCTTTTATCAGTCGCACGAATGGTTTAAGCTGGTTTTAACCATGCGATCGGCCAACTGGATCAATAACAAACATAACATGGAGTTTGGCTTAAAAAACTGGTTCACCGGATTTATAACAGACCATGACTTAACCACCAATGTACCTTTATTTAATATTCAGGAAATCAAACAGTTGTGTCGAAACATCAATCCACTCATTCAGAGTTTTATAGCTATTGATGTAGTTAATAACTTTAACCACCCGTTATACTTTCAATTTTATTACAAACAGCATAAGAATAATTTTTCGCTCAACAATATCGATCATATCTGTATATATGAACTGATTTCCATATTTATACTCAATAAAGTTTATCTGGGGCACTATGCTACCGAAAAGATCTTGTTACTGAAAGGGTTGGTTGATGAAATGGATTTCAAGAGCGGCGTTTATGAGCTCGATAAATTTAAATGCAACGATCTGCTTAAACAATATAGTCATGCCTATAACGAATTATTAAGCATCGGTTTTTTAAGAGAAGTTAATTCAAGCAATGGTTTTCAGTTTAAAACCCTGGTACAATTTGGTAACAATAATTTTTTAGAATTCACGGTAGCCAGAAAGCTCCTTTTAGATAATAACCAGCGGTTTGACCTGCAACTGATCAAATTACTCAATAACGCGTTTAGTGAAAGCAAACATAAATTACCGGTGATAAAATGGTGCGTAATACATGCCATTAAGAACGGGCAGCAGGAAAGTTTTGAGCTTTTGGCACAAACCGGCCTTAACCCCAAAGAAAAATCTGAACTCATCGTTTTTTTAGGCGACCTGCTTCAAAAGATATGCTTCGCGTCAAATAACTCCGAAACCACGGCCAACTATTTTAAACAGGATTGCGGCGATGGCCTGTTTTATTATTTCTTTGGCATGGAACTGATCCATGTTGATTACAAAAAGGCCCTACAAGTTTTATTAAAGTTTGAGCTTTCTGACCACAAAAAGATACTTACCTACACCGCCCTGGCAACTATAGCCATACTTCAGCTGGATGTTAAACAACTGGAAGATTATCTTGCAAAACTCAAAAACTTCCCGCGGCATGATTTTCAGCAGTTTGCTATAAATCCGCTGCACTGCTTAAATGCAATTTATCAGTACTTGAAATATGGCATAATAAGGAAAGATTTTTTTGCCGAGGCAACGCGGTTCTACTTCAATCCACCAAAACAGATTGAAGGTGTGTATGATAAAAAAGCGAATGATCTTACTTACCTGCTGGCTGCTTACTCTACGCTCATTTGTCAGAAGCCATTTAAAACATTACGATTTGTTAACACACTGAATAAGATAGACAAACCTGGCGCCGAAACATCATTTGCCTATAATTTCTTTTTGAAAATAGTCGCGTCTGATGCTTCTTTCGTGCTTGACCGCAAAGCCGTGCTAACAGATAACAGCAATTCTATTTCAATATCCTACAAACAGGAAGAATACCTGTTCACCCCTTTTATGAAGGCGTTGTTTTACAGCCTCAAAATAAAAAACGCCATTATAAATAATGATTATTCATCCATCAGCGGGTATTTGAATTGTTTAAACCAGGTGTCGGACGAGTCTGGAAACAAGCTCCCTAAATTATTTATATATTTTACTATTCTTAACAATGAACAATTGACAAACCTCGATCCTCAACTATACAAACAGGTATCTTATAACCATACCAAATTACTGCGCGAATGCGGCTTAAGCCCCGATATATTTGTAAAGTCAAAAGACGCTCATCCCCTGGAGCTGAAAGTAAAAGTTAACAACTGAACGCGAAATCCGTAAAGCTATTTCCCCCCTGATTCCGCACGGACCTTTTTCACTTCTGACGCCGTAACCAAACTACTGTTATTTCCGAAATTGTTGCGGATATAGGTAAGCACTTTGGCAATTTGATCATCGCTCAGGAAATTATGTTTGGGCATTACACTATTATAGGGTTTATTTTTCACCTTAACCGGACCTTCAAGGCCATTAAGTATAACTCTTATGGCCAGGTCCTTTTCCATGTATTTACCGCCCGTAACCCACTCCGAGCCGCTTAGCGGCGGAAAGAGGTTACCGTCGCCTTTACCATTTTTTTGATGGCAGTTAGCGCAATAGGTAGCATATAACTTTGCACCGCTGCCCAGCATACCGCTCATGAGGTTATTGCGCATTACATCTGGTATTTTAAAGCCGGGCAGTTTTTTCCTTAATTCCATTTTGGACAACTGGGCAGCGGTAAATTTGGTTCTGTCGCCCTGGTAAAATATCCGCCATACCTTCCCTTTTTCTGTTTCGCTTATATATAACGAACCATCGGGACCCATGGAAAGCCCCATGGGCCGGTAAACGGCATCACTTACACTTACTACTGTATTGCGGCCGGCAAAGCCGTCGGCAAAAATTTCCCACTTGCCGGTGGGTACGCCATTTTTAAAAGGCACAAAACAAACAAAAAAGCCAGCCTGCGGATAAGGTGAACGGTTAGTGGACCCGTGAAAGGCTATGAAGGCGCCATTTTTATACCGTTCCGGGAACTGGTTACCGGTATAAAAAAGCAGATCATTAGGCGCCCAATGCGCTTGGAAAGCCATAATGGGCTGCGCATACTTTGCGCCATTCCCAACTTTTTTACCGTCGCCGCCATATTCGGGATTTAACAATTTCTTCTTTTTAAAAGGGTCATAATAATAATAGGGCCAGCCTACATCTGTACCCTGCTTCACCTTTATAAATTCTTCGGCAGGTAGTATGGCACTTTGCCACCCGCTGAATTTTTTAGGAAACTGCAGCCGCAGATCGTCGCGTCCGTGCGCCACAACGTATAAACAACTGTCGGCAGTGTTCCAGTCCATAGCTACCACACTACGCAAGCCGGTGGCGTAACGTATACCATCTTTTTGCTGCTGATTTGGTTTTGCCTCATCAAACTGCCATATACCTCCATAATTTTTAAGCAGCGGACAACCTTTAACACCCATAGAACCAGGTACCCGGTTTTGCACCTGGCAAGCATTTGAAGGGGCGCCGAAAGCCACATACATATGGCCCTTATTGTCAAAAGCAAGCGGTTTGGCATCATGTTCATGGGGTGAGTTTGTATCATGCAGGATCAGCTCCAGCGGCCCGTCCGGAACCAGCGTTTTAGGATTTAGTTTGGTGCGATAAACGTTAACCTCCGAACTGAAATACAGATATCCTTTATGTACACGCATGCCTGTGCCATAACTTCCTTTATCCTCGTAGTCGGCAAACTTTTTTATAATATCGGCCTTGCCATCGTGATTGGTATCGCGCAAGGCGACATTACCCCCTGTAGAATCCGGAAACCGCAGCTTTACATAAACATCGCCATTGCTGTTAACCGCCAGGTGACGGGCACGCCCCTCCAAGCTATCAACCACTGCTACGGCCCTGAAATTGCCGGGCAGAAATAACCCGCCGTTGTTTTTGTCAGCTACCGGGAGCGGGTGTTTTTTTGGGGGAATTGTAAAACCAATAATAAAAAGGGCGGCAACAGCTATCAGAAATATAGGGGTGTATTTTTTCATTACAATCTTAAAAGATGATGTTTTTGAGCAACGATATATCCTGCTATAAAGGATTTTACGCCTTAAATGTTTAAATAAAGACTCTTATTTTTACCAGAAATTGTACCCTGGTAAATTTTGCAAGCTTTTATCCGGCAACTTAAACCCCCGTTTAATTTTGTTTTAATGTGCTTATCCTATAAATATTCTATCTTTCCTGTAAAAATTACTCCATGTTATGCCCGCACCATCCCCAGAAAAAAACAAATTAGGCTTATGGACAAGCACCTCCCTTGTGGTTGGTAACATGATTGGCGCCGGGGTATTTTTAATGCCTGCGGCAATGGCATCTTTTGGCAGCATTGGTTTGCTGGGCTGGGTGTTTTCGGCAATAGGTTCTTATTTTCTGGCAAAAGTTTTCAGTAACCTGAGCAAATTGCTGCCACACGCAACCGGTGGCCCCTACGCCTATACCCGTAGCGGCCTTGGCGATTTTGCCGGTTTCCTGGTAGCCTGGGGATACTATCTGGCGGTTTCATGCGCTAATGCAGCTATTACTATTTCGTTTGTAAGCGCACTGAGCACATTTTTTCCGGTACTGGCGTCAAGCGCTGTTACGGCTATAGCTACAGGTTTGTGTACCATATGGCTGCTTACCTATATTAATACACGTGGGGTGGTTACCGGGGGTAAAGTACAGCTCATTACTACCATATTAAAAATAACCCCGCTGGTGCTGGTAGCTATAGGTGGCTTATTTTTTATACAGGTTAAAAACTTTACACCTTTTAACGGAAGCGGAACGTCTGTGTATGCAGCCTTAACAGCTACTGCTACCATGACCATGTTTGCCTTTATTGGCATTGAGAGCGCCACGGTGCCCGCAGGCAGCGTGGCCGATCCGGAAAAAACCATTCCGCGCGCTACTTTGCTGGGCTTATTGATAGCAACGCTGGTATATGTTTTAAGCAGTTTTAGCGTGATGGGCATTATCCCGGCCGCTTCGCTGCAGCGCTCGGTTACCCCCTTTGCCGATGCCGCCGTGGTAATATATGGCAGCAGTGCGCGCTATTGGGTGAGCGCCGGTATAGCTATTGCCGCGTTTGGTTCCCTAAACGGCTGGACATTATTACAGGGCCAGATGCCCTTTGCCATTGCCAACGATAAATTATTCCCGGCGGCATTTGCCCGGCAAAATAAAAAAGGAGTGCCCTATGTAGGTATTTTGGTGAGCAGCGTTATGGTATCCCTGTTCATGAGCATGAATTATACCAAAGGCCTGGTAGAGCAGTTTAAGTTTCTGCTGTTGTTGTCTTTATTATCCATACTTATCCCCTATCTCTTGTCGGCTGCGGCTTATCTCATTATCAGGGTAAAGCAGAAACAGGTAAACGGTTTAACCGGCGCGGTTACACTGGCAATTTTAGCATTTGGCTATGCCTTATGGACCATCGCCGGCACGGGTAAGGAAGCCGTGTACTACGGTTTTTTACTGCTGATGGGCGGTATCCCGTTTTATGTTTGGCTGGCTTATAAGAAGAATAGCGAAGCGGAGTAAGCGGGTTGCTGGGTCTTATGGGTGCAAAGGAAAACTATGTCATTGCGAGCGCAGCGTGGCGATCTCACAAGATAAGTAACAAACTTTGCCTATGCAACCTGCATGATGAGATTGCTGCGCTCGCAATGACATGATTTTTAAATCAAGAAGCCCGTAAAGTTTAAACTTTACGGGCTTCTTTTTACTCTGTACAGCATAGAGATTGCTTCGTACCTCGCAATGACGCGTGGTATTAACCTCTTCTATTTCTCGTTCGACATAGAATAAGGAACATCAGCAGGGCTGGTGCCGCGTTGTTTGTTTGGCGTGGCCGACATATCAAAATTCAGCTCACCGCCGTTCAGCAATGCTTTGTGACTAAGCCAGTTAAAATCGTATGCTTTACCGTCAACTGTCAGGCTGTTCACATATTTATTGTCGGCACTGTTGTTTGGCGCGTTGATTACTATGGTTTTACCGTTCTCCAGGTTAACAGTTAACTTTTTAAACAGGGGCGCGCCCAATACATACTGATCGCTGGCCGGGGTTACCGGGTAAAAGCCCATGGCCGAAAATATATACCAGGCCGATGTCTGTCCGTTATCTTCATCACCACAATAACCATCCGGAGTGGCTTTGTATAATTTGTTCATGGCTTCACGTGCCCAGTATTGTGTTTTCCAGGGTTCGCCGGCATAATTATACAGGTATATCATGTGCTGAATTGGCTGGTTACCATGCGCATACTGCCCCATGTTGGCTATCTGCATTTCGCGGATCTCGTGAATCACGGTGCCATAATAGCTGTCGTCAAAAACCGGCGGCATCGTAAATACAGAATCAAGTTTGGCTACAAACTGCGGCTTGCCGCCAACCAGGTTTATCAAACCCTGAATATCATGGAATACGCTCCAGCTATAGTGCCAGCTGTTACCTTCGGTAAAGGCATCACCCCATTTGAATGGATTAAAAGGTGTTTCAAATGATCCGTCCTTGTTTTTACCGCGCATCAGTTTGGTTTGCGGATCGAACAGGTTACGGTAGTTCTGGCTGCGTTTTTTATAAACTTCAATTTCTTTTTTGGGCTTACCAAGCGCTTTACCTAACTGGTATATAGCAAAATCGTCATAAGCATATTCCAGTGTACGGGCAGCATTTTCGTTGATCTTAACATCATAAGGTACATAACCCAGTGTATTATAATATTGTACCCCGCGACGACCGGTAGCGTTTGGCCCCTCGTTGTTGGCACCATGTTTCAGTGCTTCATACAATAAGTTAATATCATAACCACGCAGACCTTTCAGATATGCTTCGGACACTACCGATGCAGAGTTATTACCTATCATACAATCGGCATAACCCGGGCTCGACCATTCAGGCAGCCAGCCACCCTCTTTGTATGAATTGATCAGGCCTTCCTGCATCTCTTTGTTCATAGATGGATAAACCAGGTTTAGGAAAGGGTACAGCGCCCGAAAAGTATCCCAGAAACCAGTACCCGCAAAGTAGTAGCCCGGCATTGTTTTACCATTAATAGGGCTGTAATGTACATTCTGTCCGTTAGCGTCAACCTCATACATTCTGTTGGGGAAGAAAAGCATACGGTAAAGACTGGAGTAAAAAGTGCGGGTTTGGTCAATAGTACCGCCTTCGGGGTTTAAACGGCTCAGCGTTTTGTTCCAGGTATCTTTTGCCTTTTGGCAAACCACATCAAAATTGTCATTAGCCAGTTCGCGCTTTAAATTAAGCTCGGCTTGTTCTGTGCTGATGAATGACGAAGCTACACGCAGGTGTACCTGCTCGCCTTTTTTGGTTTTAAAGCTGATAACCGCCCCGGCATGGTCGCCGGTATATTCCAGTGAACCATCGGTTTTCCAGTCGTGCCAGGCCGATGCCAGTTCAAAAGGCTTATCAACATAAATAACAAAATAGTTTTTAAAATTGGCAGGTACCGCGCCACTATTACGGGTGCTGTAGCCAATGATCTTTTGCTCGCCCGGAATTATTTTCACGTATGATCCCTTGTTGAAAGCATCTATCACAATATGTGAGCTGTCGCTTTGCGGGAAAGTAAACCTGAAACTGGCCGCACGTTCGGTTGGCGTAATTTCGGTAGTTACATCATAATCGGCCAGGTAAACGCTGTAATAATAAGGTTTGGCGATCTCGGCTTTATGCGAAAACCAGCTGCCGCGCTGAAGCTCGTTCAGTTTAAGGCTGCCTGTTTCTGGAAATATGGAAAACATGCCATAATCATTCATCCAGGGCGAAGGCTGGTGGGTTTGTTTAAAGCCCACTAATTTATCGGCCTCATAAGTATATTGCCAGCCGTTGCCCATTTTGCCGGTTTGCGGCGTCCAGAAGTTCATGCCCCAGGGCAGTGCCACGGCCGGGTAAGTGTTACCATTTGAAAGGGCAGGTTTTGATGACGTGCCCATCAGCGGGTTAATATAATCAACAGGGCTGGTGGTTTTTTCAACCTGGGCCGATGCGATTAACGGTAAAAAGG
This window contains:
- a CDS encoding GH92 family glycosyl hydrolase, with the protein product MKKVFLWAFAFLPLIASAQVEKTTSPVDYINPLMGTSSKPALSNGNTYPAVALPWGMNFWTPQTGKMGNGWQYTYEADKLVGFKQTHQPSPWMNDYGMFSIFPETGSLKLNELQRGSWFSHKAEIAKPYYYSVYLADYDVTTEITPTERAASFRFTFPQSDSSHIVIDAFNKGSYVKIIPGEQKIIGYSTRNSGAVPANFKNYFVIYVDKPFELASAWHDWKTDGSLEYTGDHAGAVISFKTKKGEQVHLRVASSFISTEQAELNLKRELANDNFDVVCQKAKDTWNKTLSRLNPEGGTIDQTRTFYSSLYRMLFFPNRMYEVDANGQNVHYSPINGKTMPGYYFAGTGFWDTFRALYPFLNLVYPSMNKEMQEGLINSYKEGGWLPEWSSPGYADCMIGNNSASVVSEAYLKGLRGYDINLLYEALKHGANNEGPNATGRRGVQYYNTLGYVPYDVKINENAARTLEYAYDDFAIYQLGKALGKPKKEIEVYKKRSQNYRNLFDPQTKLMRGKNKDGSFETPFNPFKWGDAFTEGNSWHYSWSVFHDIQGLINLVGGKPQFVAKLDSVFTMPPVFDDSYYGTVIHEIREMQIANMGQYAHGNQPIQHMIYLYNYAGEPWKTQYWAREAMNKLYKATPDGYCGDEDNGQTSAWYIFSAMGFYPVTPASDQYVLGAPLFKKLTVNLENGKTIVINAPNNSADNKYVNSLTVDGKAYDFNWLSHKALLNGGELNFDMSATPNKQRGTSPADVPYSMSNEK
- a CDS encoding NACHT domain-containing protein, whose amino-acid sequence is MISFSPVQFETLKARVLANANIRSITPGDCKALALQIYSKTKLTVSETTLKRVYGFAYSKFKPSLFTIDVLAKFCGFEGWDNFCAQENVPSAKSQNEHVDWKTLSHNAAKITHFTLQALKNRSGIPFHQTIRRKFIDDHFDEFLRGDYTATVFTAPSGYGKTIGLCHWIDEKLESDTNDIILFFSSSALMNVFLSGRDLNDWLLALLGYSHEEDIEALFDINKRNGGKFYLIIDGFDEHMFKNDQFELVLTQLMDIFSFYQSHEWFKLVLTMRSANWINNKHNMEFGLKNWFTGFITDHDLTTNVPLFNIQEIKQLCRNINPLIQSFIAIDVVNNFNHPLYFQFYYKQHKNNFSLNNIDHICIYELISIFILNKVYLGHYATEKILLLKGLVDEMDFKSGVYELDKFKCNDLLKQYSHAYNELLSIGFLREVNSSNGFQFKTLVQFGNNNFLEFTVARKLLLDNNQRFDLQLIKLLNNAFSESKHKLPVIKWCVIHAIKNGQQESFELLAQTGLNPKEKSELIVFLGDLLQKICFASNNSETTANYFKQDCGDGLFYYFFGMELIHVDYKKALQVLLKFELSDHKKILTYTALATIAILQLDVKQLEDYLAKLKNFPRHDFQQFAINPLHCLNAIYQYLKYGIIRKDFFAEATRFYFNPPKQIEGVYDKKANDLTYLLAAYSTLICQKPFKTLRFVNTLNKIDKPGAETSFAYNFFLKIVASDASFVLDRKAVLTDNSNSISISYKQEEYLFTPFMKALFYSLKIKNAIINNDYSSISGYLNCLNQVSDESGNKLPKLFIYFTILNNEQLTNLDPQLYKQVSYNHTKLLRECGLSPDIFVKSKDAHPLELKVKVNN
- a CDS encoding c-type cytochrome, whose translation is MKKYTPIFLIAVAALFIIGFTIPPKKHPLPVADKNNGGLFLPGNFRAVAVVDSLEGRARHLAVNSNGDVYVKLRFPDSTGGNVALRDTNHDGKADIIKKFADYEDKGSYGTGMRVHKGYLYFSSEVNVYRTKLNPKTLVPDGPLELILHDTNSPHEHDAKPLAFDNKGHMYVAFGAPSNACQVQNRVPGSMGVKGCPLLKNYGGIWQFDEAKPNQQQKDGIRYATGLRSVVAMDWNTADSCLYVVAHGRDDLRLQFPKKFSGWQSAILPAEEFIKVKQGTDVGWPYYYYDPFKKKKLLNPEYGGDGKKVGNGAKYAQPIMAFQAHWAPNDLLFYTGNQFPERYKNGAFIAFHGSTNRSPYPQAGFFVCFVPFKNGVPTGKWEIFADGFAGRNTVVSVSDAVYRPMGLSMGPDGSLYISETEKGKVWRIFYQGDRTKFTAAQLSKMELRKKLPGFKIPDVMRNNLMSGMLGSGAKLYATYCANCHQKNGKGDGNLFPPLSGSEWVTGGKYMEKDLAIRVILNGLEGPVKVKNKPYNSVMPKHNFLSDDQIAKVLTYIRNNFGNNSSLVTASEVKKVRAESGGK
- a CDS encoding amino acid permease encodes the protein MPAPSPEKNKLGLWTSTSLVVGNMIGAGVFLMPAAMASFGSIGLLGWVFSAIGSYFLAKVFSNLSKLLPHATGGPYAYTRSGLGDFAGFLVAWGYYLAVSCANAAITISFVSALSTFFPVLASSAVTAIATGLCTIWLLTYINTRGVVTGGKVQLITTILKITPLVLVAIGGLFFIQVKNFTPFNGSGTSVYAALTATATMTMFAFIGIESATVPAGSVADPEKTIPRATLLGLLIATLVYVLSSFSVMGIIPAASLQRSVTPFADAAVVIYGSSARYWVSAGIAIAAFGSLNGWTLLQGQMPFAIANDKLFPAAFARQNKKGVPYVGILVSSVMVSLFMSMNYTKGLVEQFKFLLLLSLLSILIPYLLSAAAYLIIRVKQKQVNGLTGAVTLAILAFGYALWTIAGTGKEAVYYGFLLLMGGIPFYVWLAYKKNSEAE